The following coding sequences are from one Halorubrum sp. BOL3-1 window:
- the gyrB gene encoding DNA topoisomerase (ATP-hydrolyzing) subunit B, whose protein sequence is MSEQSEYGAGQIQVLEGLQAVRKRPAMYIGSTDGRGLHHLVYEVVDNSIDEALAGHCERIEVRIHDDGSVSVRDDGRGIPVDTHEEYDRPALEVIMTVLHAGGKFDSKSYQVSGGLHGVGVSVVNALSERLEVEVKRDGGVFRHRFDRGEPAEDGFERVRDTDSDESTGTRIRFWPDEEIFETTDFQTSTLANRLRELAFLNSGVEIRLVDDRDDTAETFKYDGGIREFVAYLNETRSPIHEEVIYFEDETDGVQVEVAMQATEELQGSVHAFANNINTREGGTHLTGFKTALTRTVNDYANEHGLVNDLDANLKGDDVREGLTAVVSVKHPDPQFEGQTKTKLGNSEVRGIVESATHEKLGTFFEENPDTAEKVVHKAAEAARARKAAKKAEELTRRKSALESSALPGKLADCQTRDPTEAELFVVEGDSAGGSAKQGRNRENQAILPLKGKILNVEKHRLDRILENDEIRALITAIGAGIGEEFDIDDVRYNKIILLVDADVDGAHIRTLLLTFLYRHMKPLLEAGYVYAAQPPLYRIRKGSQTYDAMTEAERDRIIEEECGGNPDQTQRFKGLGEMNPDQLWKTTMNPENRILKRINIEDAAAADRMFNVLMGDAVEPRKQFIKEHATEAEWVDI, encoded by the coding sequence ATGTCAGAGCAGAGCGAATACGGAGCCGGCCAAATCCAGGTCCTCGAAGGCCTCCAGGCCGTCCGTAAGCGACCGGCGATGTACATCGGGTCCACGGACGGTCGAGGGCTCCACCATCTCGTCTACGAGGTCGTCGACAACTCCATCGACGAGGCGCTCGCGGGCCACTGCGAGCGGATAGAGGTTCGGATCCACGACGACGGCTCCGTGTCCGTCCGCGACGACGGACGCGGCATCCCCGTCGACACCCACGAGGAGTACGACCGCCCCGCGCTGGAGGTCATCATGACCGTCCTCCACGCCGGCGGGAAGTTCGACTCCAAGTCGTACCAGGTCTCAGGGGGGCTTCACGGCGTCGGCGTCAGCGTCGTCAACGCCCTCTCCGAGCGGCTCGAAGTCGAGGTCAAACGCGACGGCGGCGTCTTCCGTCACCGGTTCGATCGCGGCGAACCCGCGGAGGACGGCTTCGAGCGCGTCCGCGACACGGACTCCGACGAATCGACCGGGACCCGGATACGCTTCTGGCCCGACGAGGAGATATTCGAGACGACCGACTTCCAGACCTCGACGCTCGCGAACCGGCTCCGCGAGCTGGCGTTCCTCAACTCCGGCGTCGAGATCCGCCTCGTCGACGACCGCGACGACACCGCTGAGACGTTCAAGTACGACGGCGGCATCCGCGAGTTCGTCGCGTACCTCAACGAGACGCGCTCGCCGATCCACGAGGAGGTCATCTACTTCGAAGACGAGACCGACGGCGTCCAGGTCGAGGTCGCGATGCAGGCCACCGAGGAGCTCCAGGGCTCCGTCCACGCGTTCGCGAACAACATCAACACCCGCGAGGGCGGCACCCACCTCACCGGGTTCAAGACCGCGCTGACGCGGACCGTCAACGACTACGCCAACGAACACGGCCTAGTAAACGACCTCGACGCCAACCTCAAGGGCGATGACGTCCGCGAGGGCCTCACGGCCGTCGTCTCGGTGAAACACCCGGACCCGCAGTTCGAGGGGCAGACGAAGACGAAGCTCGGCAACAGCGAAGTCCGCGGGATCGTCGAGTCCGCGACCCACGAGAAGCTCGGCACCTTCTTCGAGGAGAATCCCGACACCGCCGAGAAGGTCGTCCACAAGGCCGCCGAGGCGGCCCGCGCCCGGAAGGCCGCCAAGAAGGCCGAGGAGTTGACCCGCCGGAAGTCCGCGCTGGAGTCGTCGGCGCTGCCCGGCAAGCTGGCCGACTGCCAGACCCGAGACCCCACGGAGGCGGAGCTGTTCGTGGTGGAGGGCGACAGCGCAGGCGGAAGCGCCAAGCAGGGCCGGAACCGCGAGAACCAGGCGATCCTCCCCCTCAAAGGGAAGATCCTCAACGTCGAGAAGCACCGCCTCGACCGCATCCTGGAGAACGACGAGATCCGCGCGCTGATCACCGCGATCGGTGCGGGGATCGGCGAGGAGTTCGATATCGACGACGTCCGGTACAACAAGATCATCCTGCTCGTCGACGCCGACGTCGACGGCGCACACATCCGGACGCTCCTGTTGACTTTTCTGTACCGGCACATGAAGCCGCTCCTCGAGGCCGGATACGTGTACGCGGCGCAACCCCCGCTGTACCGTATCCGGAAGGGGTCCCAGACCTACGACGCGATGACCGAGGCCGAGCGCGATCGCATCATCGAAGAGGAGTGCGGCGGAAATCCCGACCAGACGCAGCGGTTTAAGGGACTCGGTGAGATGAACCCCGATCAGCTGTGGAAAACGACGATGAACCCGGAAAATCGAATTCTGAAACGTATCAACATTGAGGACGCGGCCGCCGCGGACCGCATGTTCAACGTCCTGATGGGTGACGCGGTCGAGCCGCGAAAGCAGTTCATCAAAGAGCACGCGACCGAGGCGGAGTGGGTGGATATCTGA
- a CDS encoding nuclear transport factor 2 family protein, with translation MPSRREAEGEAPRDEPSSAALARAYYDALDAGEYDRLASLLDPAFVQRRPDRTFEGRDRFVAFMRDERPNTDTTHVVERVYPTGPGVAVRGRLLDADGAELFAFVDAFDVDEGRLTALETYVAES, from the coding sequence ATGCCCTCGCGGCGTGAGGCGGAGGGGGAGGCCCCGCGGGACGAACCGAGTTCCGCCGCCCTGGCTCGGGCGTACTACGACGCGCTCGACGCCGGCGAGTACGACCGGCTGGCGTCGTTGCTCGACCCCGCGTTCGTCCAGCGACGCCCCGACCGGACCTTCGAGGGCCGCGACCGCTTCGTCGCGTTCATGCGCGACGAGCGGCCGAACACCGACACGACTCACGTCGTCGAGCGCGTCTATCCGACCGGTCCCGGGGTGGCGGTCCGCGGTCGACTGCTCGACGCTGACGGCGCGGAGCTGTTCGCGTTCGTCGACGCCTTCGACGTCGACGAGGGGCGGCTGACCGCCCTAGAGACGTACGTCGCGGAGTCGTAG
- a CDS encoding RNA ligase family protein: protein MAPSRDPAVPSFPPLPPFDSAAADDVLDGHLWVIELIDGTGVRFRMDESGLLRFAGPDGAFADDDAAPLRLRPAIRHVRSRFDREALRDAVDDPTDVAFLGVATHRRRIDYDWDRIPPFLGTDVWTGTSDRFRPPDAAAAIFEGTGLDAVDAIDREVPARDFDPDAYGIPESAWGDGPAAGVVVRNKRGDRGRLVRGDFDGGSSGSAGDEAPDVETLAAEYAADERLERYRRTVERRGEPATVDALADRVVEAAAREAPARIRAGAGHPRGDGTPTGSHPAVDAGRLRAVAVERVRAFLDERPESD from the coding sequence ATGGCTCCGTCACGCGACCCGGCCGTCCCGTCGTTCCCGCCGCTCCCGCCCTTCGACTCGGCCGCCGCGGACGATGTCCTCGACGGCCACCTGTGGGTGATCGAACTGATCGACGGCACCGGGGTCCGCTTCCGGATGGACGAGTCGGGGCTGCTCCGCTTCGCGGGCCCGGACGGCGCCTTCGCGGACGACGACGCCGCCCCTCTCCGTCTACGGCCCGCGATCAGGCATGTCAGGTCGCGGTTCGACCGGGAGGCGCTCCGCGACGCGGTCGACGACCCGACCGACGTCGCGTTCCTCGGCGTCGCGACCCACCGTCGCCGGATCGACTACGACTGGGACCGGATCCCGCCGTTCCTCGGGACCGACGTGTGGACCGGAACGAGTGACCGGTTCCGCCCGCCCGACGCCGCGGCGGCGATCTTCGAGGGGACCGGACTCGACGCGGTCGACGCGATCGATCGCGAGGTCCCCGCTCGCGACTTCGACCCGGACGCGTACGGGATCCCGGAGTCCGCCTGGGGCGACGGGCCGGCGGCCGGCGTCGTCGTCCGGAACAAGCGCGGCGACCGCGGGAGGCTGGTCCGGGGCGACTTCGACGGCGGGAGTTCCGGCTCGGCCGGCGACGAAGCGCCCGACGTCGAGACGCTCGCGGCGGAGTACGCCGCGGACGAGCGCCTCGAACGGTACCGGAGGACGGTCGAACGGCGGGGCGAGCCGGCGACCGTCGACGCGCTCGCGGACCGGGTCGTCGAGGCCGCGGCCCGCGAGGCGCCCGCCCGAATTCGGGCCGGGGCCGGGCACCCGCGCGGCGACGGCACCCCGACCGGCTCGCATCCGGCCGTCGACGCGGGTCGCCTCCGGGCGGTCGCCGTCGAGCGCGTCCGGGCTTTCCTCGACGAGCGACCGGAATCGGACTGA
- a CDS encoding potassium channel family protein produces the protein MGRFDERAVRYEPTSVKDLLVEMKDTAELLIDLSYSAVLHNSPTVAHEVVELEHRMDALQMQARMSLMLAARNPNEAETLAPVLGVVAAADKVADAAGDIAKIVTEEIRLPDAMRGALSAGVEALVRGTVTAGSAYADRTLDDIDLESKTGVRVIAIRRDEDWILNPGPTTRLKPGDVTLLRGPEAGVADVYPELSGEPFEPDPPAEPAIDDLERAVDSIVLMKNLSELAVDLAYGSVLFDNEELAEEVSNLEIEVDALQSRFEAWTLRAAAEADDPVSLRGLIHLGVATEEVSDAALAITEGVLRDLDVHPVVEMAVQESDEIITRTIVSEGSALDGTGVADGVPATDISTSVLAIRRPDEGWLVGPDVDTALRGGDVIIAKGTRTSAEEFDALAA, from the coding sequence ATGGGACGCTTCGACGAGCGCGCGGTCCGCTACGAGCCGACCAGCGTCAAAGACCTGCTCGTCGAGATGAAGGACACGGCGGAGCTGCTCATCGACCTCTCGTACTCGGCGGTCCTCCACAACAGCCCGACGGTCGCCCACGAGGTCGTTGAGCTGGAACACCGGATGGACGCCCTCCAGATGCAGGCCCGGATGAGCCTGATGCTCGCGGCGCGGAACCCGAACGAGGCGGAGACGCTCGCGCCCGTCCTCGGGGTCGTCGCGGCCGCGGACAAGGTGGCGGACGCCGCGGGCGACATCGCCAAGATCGTTACCGAGGAGATCCGGCTGCCCGACGCGATGCGGGGCGCGCTCTCGGCCGGCGTCGAGGCGCTCGTCCGAGGGACCGTGACCGCCGGCTCCGCGTACGCCGACCGGACCCTCGACGACATCGACCTCGAATCGAAGACGGGCGTCCGCGTCATCGCCATCAGGCGCGACGAGGACTGGATCCTCAACCCCGGACCGACCACGCGCCTGAAGCCGGGCGACGTGACGCTGCTACGCGGTCCCGAGGCGGGCGTTGCCGACGTCTACCCCGAGCTGAGCGGTGAGCCGTTCGAGCCGGACCCACCGGCCGAACCCGCGATCGACGACCTCGAACGCGCGGTCGACTCGATCGTGTTGATGAAGAACCTCTCGGAGCTGGCCGTCGACCTCGCGTACGGCTCGGTCCTCTTCGACAACGAGGAGCTGGCGGAGGAGGTGAGCAACCTCGAAATCGAGGTGGACGCGCTCCAGTCGCGGTTCGAGGCGTGGACGCTCCGGGCGGCGGCCGAGGCCGACGACCCGGTGTCGCTGCGCGGACTCATCCACCTCGGCGTCGCGACCGAGGAGGTCTCCGACGCCGCGCTGGCGATCACCGAGGGCGTGCTCCGCGACCTCGACGTCCACCCGGTCGTGGAGATGGCGGTCCAGGAGTCGGACGAGATAATCACCCGTACCATCGTCAGCGAGGGGAGCGCCCTCGACGGGACCGGAGTCGCGGACGGCGTGCCCGCGACGGACATCTCGACGAGCGTCCTCGCGATCCGGCGCCCGGACGAGGGGTGGCTGGTCGGTCCCGACGTCGACACCGCGCTCCGGGGCGGCGACGTGATCATCGCGAAGGGGACCCGGACCTCGGCGGAGGAGTTCGATGCCCTCGCGGCGTGA
- the mch gene encoding methenyltetrahydromethanopterin cyclohydrolase, producing MESINRTAIELVDEALDFAGELDVVGYELDNGATVVDFGVDAAGGVEAGLLLAEIQTAGLANLRTRMGELAGAPRQYVELSTDHPAVALLCSQKAGWELTTEGGFEGLGSGPARALVGGETEFERVGYYDSSEFATLTVESTALPDEEVAEQVAEMAEVDAEGVFLPTFATGSTAGSVTTAARAAELAVFRLLEVGYEPTDVLHASGSAPLAPQTRDEGEAMGRTNDALAYGGEVHLQVARDDDRFPEIVSTAGEEYGTPFVEVFEDADWDFYDVPESVFAPAQVTVDVVDGPVYTVGETDEELLAESFGYR from the coding sequence ATGGAGAGCATCAACCGGACCGCGATCGAGCTGGTCGACGAGGCGCTCGATTTCGCGGGCGAGCTGGACGTCGTCGGCTACGAGCTGGACAACGGCGCCACCGTCGTCGACTTCGGAGTCGACGCGGCCGGGGGGGTCGAGGCGGGGCTGCTGCTCGCGGAGATACAGACCGCTGGACTGGCGAACCTCCGGACGCGAATGGGCGAGCTGGCGGGCGCGCCCCGCCAGTACGTCGAGCTGTCGACGGACCACCCCGCGGTCGCGCTGCTCTGCTCGCAGAAGGCCGGCTGGGAGCTGACGACCGAGGGCGGCTTCGAGGGCCTCGGCTCCGGGCCGGCCCGCGCCCTGGTCGGCGGCGAGACCGAGTTCGAGCGCGTCGGCTACTACGACTCCTCCGAGTTCGCCACGCTGACGGTCGAGTCGACGGCGCTGCCCGACGAGGAGGTCGCGGAGCAGGTGGCCGAGATGGCCGAGGTCGACGCCGAGGGCGTGTTCCTCCCGACGTTCGCGACCGGCTCGACCGCCGGCTCCGTCACCACCGCGGCCCGCGCCGCCGAGCTCGCCGTCTTCCGCCTCTTGGAGGTCGGCTACGAGCCGACGGACGTGCTCCACGCGTCCGGCTCGGCGCCGCTCGCGCCCCAGACCCGCGACGAGGGCGAGGCGATGGGCCGGACGAACGACGCCCTGGCGTACGGCGGCGAGGTCCACCTCCAGGTCGCGCGCGACGACGACCGCTTCCCGGAGATCGTCTCGACCGCCGGCGAGGAGTACGGCACGCCTTTCGTCGAGGTGTTCGAGGACGCCGACTGGGACTTCTACGACGTCCCCGAGAGCGTGTTCGCCCCGGCGCAGGTCACCGTTGACGTGGTCGACGGTCCCGTCTACACGGTGGGCGAGACCGACGAGGAACTGCTCGCGGAGTCGTTCGGCTACCGCTGA
- the gyrA gene encoding DNA gyrase subunit A, with protein MSSDVPNPDPDDPAARITNARIEDEMEQSYIDYAMSVIAGRALPDVRDGLKPVHRRILFAMNEAGVTSNSAHRKSSSVVGETMGDYHPHGDSAIYDTLARMAQDFSMRYPLVDGQGNFGSVDGDPPAAMRYTEARMAPIAEELMADIERDTVDFSSNYDDRLEEPEVLPAAFPNLLVNGSSGIAVGMSTNIPPHNLGEVIDATVELIQTPDATVEDLMEHVKGPDFPTGANIVGRNAVHEAYKTGRGRLRVRAEFEVDEEEGRIVISELPFQQNKSRLVERIAEDVNEGAIDGIRDLRDESDRDGIRIVVELKRDAMAEVVKNQLLESHLERTFGVINLALVDGSPQVLDLKQTLEHYVEHRREVVRRRSEHELAEREDRAHILEGRLKALDNVDSVVETIQNSDDRDAAKAALESAFDFTEAQAAHIVRMQLGSLTSMETAEIESEYETVTARIERLETILADPDELDQVIVDELREIKAEYDDERRTSFIKDAGDVTHEDLIPEEECVVVMSEDDYIKRMSLDTFRAQNRGGKGIIGTGLKEGDRVSSVFAANSHDYLLAFTNRGQIYELKTYEIPEMSRTARGKSAVNLLDLDDGEEIESVVNTEDLDDDEFLTMVTRDGYIKRTAVDEFGNIRSTGIRAIRLEDGDELVDVEVTDGDRDIVIGSRHGMAIRFDESEARAMGRTARGVIGIDLREGDAVSGVAAVDDEHHDWVLTVTESGYGKRSDLDEYRPQSRNGKGLVDIKTGDRNGAVVAIEAVTHGDHLLATSAAGQIMRTRVEEVSTVSRNTKGVIVMNLEPDDEVASIDIVPESVHAADESEADAADAGDDTAEAGADAGDDTAEAGADAGDDTVEAADVK; from the coding sequence ATGAGCTCCGACGTACCTAACCCCGATCCTGACGATCCCGCGGCACGGATCACGAACGCCCGCATCGAAGACGAGATGGAGCAGTCGTACATCGACTACGCGATGTCCGTTATCGCGGGGCGGGCGCTCCCGGACGTGCGCGACGGACTCAAGCCCGTCCACCGCCGCATCCTCTTCGCGATGAACGAGGCGGGCGTGACGAGCAACTCCGCGCACCGCAAGTCCTCCTCCGTCGTCGGGGAGACGATGGGCGACTACCACCCGCACGGCGACAGCGCGATCTACGACACGCTCGCGCGGATGGCGCAGGACTTCTCGATGCGGTACCCCCTCGTCGACGGCCAGGGGAACTTCGGCTCCGTCGACGGCGACCCGCCGGCCGCGATGCGGTACACGGAGGCGCGGATGGCCCCCATCGCCGAGGAGCTGATGGCCGACATCGAGCGCGACACCGTCGACTTCTCGTCCAACTACGACGACCGGCTGGAGGAGCCGGAGGTGTTGCCCGCGGCGTTCCCGAACCTGCTCGTCAACGGCTCCTCGGGCATCGCAGTCGGGATGTCGACGAACATCCCGCCCCACAACCTCGGTGAGGTGATAGACGCCACCGTCGAGCTAATCCAGACCCCCGACGCGACCGTCGAGGACCTGATGGAACACGTCAAGGGACCGGACTTCCCGACCGGCGCGAACATCGTCGGGCGGAACGCGGTCCACGAGGCGTACAAGACGGGTCGGGGACGCCTCCGCGTTCGCGCGGAGTTCGAGGTCGACGAGGAGGAGGGCCGGATCGTCATCTCCGAGCTCCCCTTCCAGCAGAACAAGTCGCGGCTCGTCGAGCGGATCGCCGAGGACGTCAACGAGGGCGCGATCGACGGTATCCGCGATCTGCGCGACGAGTCCGACCGCGACGGGATCCGGATCGTCGTCGAGCTGAAGCGGGACGCGATGGCCGAGGTCGTCAAAAACCAGCTGTTAGAGAGCCACCTCGAACGCACGTTCGGCGTCATCAACCTCGCTCTGGTCGACGGCTCGCCGCAGGTGCTCGACCTCAAGCAGACGCTCGAACACTACGTTGAACACCGCCGCGAGGTCGTCCGGCGACGCTCCGAGCACGAGCTCGCGGAGCGCGAGGACCGCGCGCACATCCTCGAAGGGCGGCTGAAGGCGCTCGACAACGTCGATAGCGTCGTCGAGACGATCCAGAACTCCGACGACCGCGACGCCGCGAAGGCCGCGCTGGAGTCCGCGTTCGACTTCACCGAGGCGCAGGCGGCCCACATCGTCCGGATGCAGCTCGGCTCGCTCACATCGATGGAGACGGCCGAAATCGAGTCGGAGTACGAGACGGTGACCGCCCGGATTGAGCGCCTGGAAACGATCCTTGCGGACCCCGACGAACTCGACCAGGTGATCGTCGACGAGCTGCGGGAGATCAAAGCCGAGTACGACGACGAGCGCCGCACGAGCTTCATCAAGGACGCCGGCGACGTGACCCACGAGGACCTCATCCCGGAGGAGGAGTGCGTCGTCGTGATGAGCGAGGACGACTACATCAAGCGGATGTCGCTCGACACCTTCCGCGCCCAGAACCGCGGCGGCAAGGGGATTATCGGCACGGGGCTGAAGGAGGGTGACCGCGTCTCCTCGGTGTTCGCGGCCAACTCCCACGACTACCTCCTCGCGTTCACGAACCGCGGGCAGATCTACGAGCTGAAGACCTACGAGATCCCGGAGATGTCCCGCACGGCGCGCGGGAAGTCCGCGGTCAACCTCCTCGATCTCGACGACGGCGAGGAGATCGAGTCGGTCGTCAACACCGAGGACCTCGACGATGACGAGTTCCTCACGATGGTCACCCGTGACGGCTACATCAAGCGGACCGCCGTCGACGAGTTCGGCAACATCCGGTCGACCGGGATCCGCGCTATCCGGCTGGAGGACGGCGACGAACTCGTCGATGTCGAGGTGACAGACGGCGACCGCGACATCGTCATCGGCAGCCGCCACGGGATGGCGATCCGGTTCGACGAGTCGGAGGCGCGCGCGATGGGCCGCACGGCCCGCGGCGTGATCGGTATCGACCTCCGCGAAGGCGACGCGGTCTCGGGCGTCGCAGCCGTCGACGACGAGCACCACGACTGGGTGCTCACCGTGACCGAGAGCGGCTACGGGAAGCGCTCGGACCTCGACGAGTATCGCCCGCAGTCCCGCAACGGCAAGGGACTCGTCGACATCAAGACCGGCGACCGCAACGGCGCGGTCGTCGCCATCGAGGCGGTCACTCACGGCGACCACCTGCTCGCGACGAGCGCGGCGGGACAGATCATGCGGACCCGCGTCGAGGAGGTATCGACCGTCAGCCGCAACACGAAGGGCGTCATCGTGATGAACTTAGAGCCAGACGACGAGGTCGCGTCCATCGACATCGTCCCCGAGTCGGTCCACGCTGCCGACGAGAGCGAGGCGGACGCCGCCGACGCGGGAGACGACACCGCCGAAGCCGGTGCCGACGCGGGAGACGACACCGCCGAAGCCGGCGCCGACGCGGGAGACGACACCGTCGAAGCCGCCGACGTCAAGTAG